A stretch of Shewanella dokdonensis DNA encodes these proteins:
- a CDS encoding GNA1162 family protein, with protein MRKIILLLLITTASLLTGCATPNYVTKQAAYPLMYQQHPLSILVVPAINHSTAADAPELYSTTIATPLAEAGYYVLPLPITNMLLQQQGVVDGEQLQQVDATKFQGLFGADAILFVTINQWDTNYYITGGNVTVGAAFRLVSTKDNEELWHYSQTIVYDTSGNSGGGLLAAIISTAISTATTDYVPIARTVNGIVVNTLPAGKYSQHYDKDGTVKILEQKQVN; from the coding sequence ATGAGAAAAATAATTCTACTACTATTAATCACCACCGCATCTTTGCTGACAGGCTGTGCAACTCCCAATTATGTTACTAAGCAGGCTGCATATCCCCTGATGTACCAACAACATCCACTCTCAATATTAGTGGTGCCAGCAATTAACCATTCAACCGCTGCCGATGCACCAGAACTGTATTCGACAACCATAGCTACCCCGCTGGCCGAGGCTGGATACTATGTACTGCCGCTACCAATTACTAATATGCTGCTCCAACAGCAAGGGGTTGTTGACGGAGAACAGTTACAGCAGGTTGATGCCACTAAGTTCCAAGGACTGTTTGGGGCTGATGCGATTTTGTTTGTTACTATTAATCAATGGGATACAAACTATTATATTACTGGTGGCAACGTAACGGTGGGAGCCGCTTTTCGATTAGTCTCTACCAAAGACAATGAAGAATTATGGCACTATAGCCAGACCATTGTTTATGACACCTCAGGCAACAGTGGCGGAGGTCTCCTTGCAGCGATTATTTCAACGGCGATATCCACTGCCACAACTGACTATGTCCCAATTGCCAGAACCGTTAACGGAATCGTGGTCAATACGCTTCCTGCTGGCAAATACAGTCAGCACTACGATAAAGATGGCACAGTAAAAATTCTTGAACAGAAGCAAGTGAATTAA
- a CDS encoding DUF4810 domain-containing protein, with product MRKHNTILTAIALIVLSGCAAHSNSIYYWGNYSQTAYEYQKSPSESSRQAHVQSLTAIVENAVAQHKKIPPGICAELGMLQAQNSPELALQYFNEEKIYSPSQHRLWIS from the coding sequence ATGAGAAAACATAACACCATACTCACAGCAATAGCGCTGATAGTACTTAGCGGTTGCGCGGCCCATAGTAACAGTATTTATTATTGGGGTAATTACTCACAGACTGCATATGAATATCAAAAATCTCCAAGCGAAAGCAGCCGCCAGGCACATGTACAATCACTGACTGCCATCGTTGAAAATGCGGTGGCGCAACATAAGAAAATTCCACCTGGCATTTGTGCAGAATTAGGTATGCTACAAGCTCAGAACTCACCGGAACTAGCACTACAGTATTTTAATGAGGAAAAAATTTATTCCCCGAGTCAGCACCGCTTATGGATAAGCTGA
- a CDS encoding NADPH-dependent FMN reductase, with amino-acid sequence MSENTLKFVTLVGSLRKDSLNATVARALPQLAPANVEIVPLGSIGEFPLYNADVQEAQGFPDAVLKMAYRIAEADGLIIVSPEYNYSVPGVLKNALDWLSRVSPQPLAGKPVMIESASPGVIGGARMQYHLRQILVFFDAKVMNKPEAMIGQALDKISDGKLTDVATRDFLGKQLQAFAEFAAHAQDSV; translated from the coding sequence ATGAGCGAAAACACCTTAAAGTTTGTCACGCTGGTTGGTAGTTTGCGTAAGGATTCTCTGAATGCCACCGTTGCTCGGGCATTACCGCAACTGGCACCTGCTAATGTGGAAATTGTGCCTTTGGGTTCTATTGGTGAATTTCCCCTGTATAACGCCGATGTGCAGGAAGCTCAGGGGTTCCCTGATGCCGTGCTGAAAATGGCGTACCGAATTGCTGAGGCTGATGGGCTGATTATTGTCTCTCCTGAATACAATTACTCTGTTCCCGGAGTGTTGAAAAATGCTCTCGACTGGTTATCGCGGGTAAGCCCACAGCCATTAGCAGGCAAGCCAGTGATGATCGAAAGTGCCTCTCCTGGCGTGATCGGTGGCGCGCGGATGCAGTATCACCTACGGCAAATTCTGGTGTTTTTTGATGCCAAAGTGATGAACAAACCCGAGGCAATGATAGGGCAGGCTCTGGACAAAATCAGTGATGGTAAACTGACCGATGTTGCGACGCGTGATTTTTTGGGTAAACAATTGCAGGCGTTTGCGGAGTTTGCCGCGCATGCTCAAGACAGTGTTTGA
- a CDS encoding YbhB/YbcL family Raf kinase inhibitor-like protein, whose translation MKTTAFICAGLSLLASSLAAVHAEEFTLKSPDISPNGTIPARFETNTFGCNGDNQSPELRWSGAPSGTQSYALTVYDPDAPTGSGWWHWMVVNIPASTTHLPANAGVLGDASLPKGASQVRIDYGVKAWGGTCPPAGDKPHRYIFTLYALKTAKLEVPAEATAAVGGFMINANALAKASFTGYYGRPAQQ comes from the coding sequence ATGAAAACCACTGCCTTTATCTGCGCTGGCCTGTCATTGCTGGCCAGTTCATTAGCTGCCGTCCATGCCGAAGAGTTTACACTGAAAAGCCCGGATATCAGCCCTAACGGCACCATTCCTGCCCGTTTTGAAACCAATACTTTTGGCTGTAATGGCGATAATCAATCACCTGAACTGCGCTGGAGTGGCGCACCATCAGGGACACAAAGCTATGCCCTGACAGTTTACGACCCAGATGCACCTACCGGCTCTGGCTGGTGGCACTGGATGGTTGTAAATATTCCCGCCAGCACCACGCATTTACCCGCCAATGCCGGGGTTTTAGGTGATGCCAGTTTGCCAAAGGGTGCAAGCCAGGTTCGTATCGATTATGGCGTAAAAGCCTGGGGCGGCACTTGCCCACCAGCAGGTGACAAGCCCCATCGCTATATTTTCACGCTTTATGCGTTGAAAACGGCCAAACTAGAAGTTCCGGCCGAAGCTACCGCTGCTGTAGGTGGTTTTATGATTAACGCCAACGCACTAGCGAAAGCTAGCTTTACCGGTTACTACGGCCGTCCGGCGCAGCAGTAA